From Vitis vinifera cultivar Pinot Noir 40024 chromosome 5, ASM3070453v1, the proteins below share one genomic window:
- the LOC100244281 gene encoding ISWI chromatin-remodeling complex ATPase CHR11 isoform X4 yields the protein MAKPSKSQVSSDEALSNGSNSSEEEQLNDQINDEEDEEELEAVTRTAVSEDEDEEAADGGNSPATEDDAAGDSSDGEEDEEDGNAVGGTEISKREKARLKEMQKMKKQKIQEILDAQNAAIDADMNNRGKGRLKYLLQQTEIFAHFAKGDQSTSQKKTKGRGRHASKVTEEEEDEECLKEEEDGLSGTGNTRLVTQPSCIQGKMRDYQLAGLNWLIRLYENGINGILADEMGLGKTLQTISLLGYLHEFRGITGPHMVVAPKSTLGNWMNEIRRFCPVLRAVKFLGNPDERRHIRDNLLVAGKFDVCVTSFEMAIKEKTTLRRFSWRYIIIDEAHRIKNENSLLSKTMRLYSTNYRLLITGTPLQNNLHELWSLLNFLLPEIFNSAETFDEWFQISGDNDQQEVVQQLHKVLRPFLLRRLKSDVEKGLPPKKETILKVGMSQLQKQFYRALLQKDLEVVNAGGERKRLLNIAMQLRKCCNHPYLFQGAEPGPPYTTGEHLITNSGKMVLLDKLLPKLKERDSRVLIFSQMTRLLDILEDYLMFRGYLYCRIDGNTGGEDRDASIDAFNKPGSEKFVFLLSTRAGGLGINLATADVVILYDSDWNPQVDLQAQDRAHRIGQKKEVQVFRFCTEYTIEEKVIERAYKKLALDALVIQQGRLAEQKTVNKDELLQMVRFGAEMVFSSKDSTITDEDIDRIIAKGEEATAELDAKMKKFTEDAIKFKMDDTAELYDFDDEKDENKFDFKKIVSENWIEPPKRERKRNYSESEYFKQTMRQGAPAKQREPRIPRMPQLHDFQFFNTQRLNELYEKEVRYLMQTHQKNQLKDSIDVDEPEDLGDPLTAEEQEEKERLLEEGFSSWSRRDFNTFIRACEKYGRNDVKSIASEMEGKTEEEVERYAKAFKERYKELNDYDRIIKNIERGEARISRKDEIMKAIGKKLDRYKNPWLELKIQYGQNKGKLYNEECDRFMICMVHKLGYGNWDELKAAFRTSPLFRFDWFVKSRTTQELARRCDTLIRLVERENQEFDERERQARKEKKLAKNMTPSKRAMARQATESPTSVKKRKQLLMDDYVSSGKRRK from the exons ATGGCGAAACCCTCGAAATCGCAGGTTTCATCCGATGAGGCCTTATCGAATGGCTCAAACTCCTCCGAGGAAGAGCAACTGAACGATCAGATCAACGACGAAGAGGACGAGGAGGAGCTTGAAGCGGTCACGAGGACTGCCGTCTCTGAGGACGAGGATGAAGAAGCCGCTGACGGGGGCAACTCGCCTGCCACAGAAGACGATGCTGCCGGCGATAGCAGCGACGGCGAGGAagacgaggag GATGGAAATGCTGTGGGTGGCACTGAAATTAGCAAGCGTGAAAAGGCCAGGCTTAAAGAAATGCAGAAGATGAAGAAACAGAAGATCCAGGAAATATTGGATGCTCAAAATGCTGCTATTGATGCCGATATG AACAATAGAGGGAAGGGACGCTTGAAGTATCTCTTGCAGCAGACAGAGATTTTTGCTCATTTTGCCAAGGGTGATCAATCCACATCTCAGAAAAAGACAAAGGGAAG GGGTCGCCATGCATCAAAAGTGactgaagaggaagaagatgaagagtgcctgaaagaggaagaagatggTTTATCTGGGACAGGAAACACGCGGCTGGTGACACAGCCCTCAT GTATTCAGGGAAAGATGAGAGATTACCAACTTGCTGGCCTAAACTGGCTCATACGGCTGTATGAGAATGGCATCAATGGAATCCTCGCAGATGAAATG GGTCTGGGTAAAACATTGCAAACCATTTCTTTATTGGGTTATCTGCATGAGTTTAGAGGAATAACTGGTCCCCACATGGTTGTTGCCCCAAAATCGACTCTTGGCAACTGGATGAATGAAATTCGACGTTTTTGTCCAGTTCTGCGTGCTGTGAAGTTTCTTGGAAATCCTGATGAAAGG AGGCATATACGTGACAATTTACTGGTTGCTGGGAAATTTGATGTCTGTGTCACTAGTTTCGAGATGGCCATCAAAGAGAAAACTACATTGCGACGCTTTAGTTGGCGCTATATCATCATTGATGAAGCTCATCGAATCAAGAATGAGAATTCTCTTCTTTCAAAGACAATGAGACTATATAGTACGAACTACCGCCTTCTTATCACGGGTACACCACTTCAG AACAATCTTCATGAACTATGGTCTCTTCTCAACTTTCTACTGCCCGAGATATTTAATTCAGCTGAGACTTTTGATGAATGGTTCCAAATTTCTGGAGATAATGACCAGCAGGAGGTTGTTCAACAGCTTCATAAG GTCCTCCGGCCTTTCCTCCTTCGGAGACTGAAGTCAGATGTTGAGAAAGGCTTGCCTCCAAAAAAGGAAACAATACTTAAAGTAGGCATGTCTCAATTGCAGAAACAGTTCTACAGGGCTTTACTACAAAAAGACCTTGAAGTTGTTAATGCTGGTGGAGAACGCAAACGTCTTTTGAATATTGCAATGCAACTGCGTAAATGCTGCAATCACCCATATCTTTTCCAAGGTGCTGAACCTGGACCTCCTTATACGACAGGAGAGCACCTTATTACGAATTCTG GTAAGATGGTTCTTTTGGATAAGCTACTTCCAAAGCTAAAAGAGCGTGATTCTAGGGTTCTAATATTTTCACAG ATGACAAGGTTGCTGGACATTCTTGAAGATTACTTGATGTTTCGAGGATACCTGTATTGTCGAATTGATGGAAATACAGGGGGAGAAGATCGTGATGCCTCCATTGATGCATTTAATAAACCCGGAAGTGAGAAATTTGTGTTCTTACTGTCAACTAGAGCTGGAGGTCTTGGTATCAATCTTGCTACTGCAGATGTTGTCATCCTTTATGACAGTGACTG GAACCCCCAAGTTGATTTGCAAGCACAAGATCGTGCTCATCGGATTGGTCAAAAGAAAGAAGTTCAAGTGTTTCGATTCTGCACAGAG TATACCATCGAGGAAAAGGTGATTGAGAGAGCTTATAAAAAATTGGCACTCGATGCTTTGGTGATTCAACAAGGACGGTTAGCAGAGCAGAAAA CTGTGAACAAAGATGAGCTACTGCAAATGGTCAGGTTTGGTGCTGAAATGGTTTTCAGCTCCAAGGATAGCACAATTACGGATGAAGACATAGACAGGATCATTGCTAAAGGAGAAGAGGCAACAGCTGAGCTTGATGCTAAGATGAAGAAATTTACAGAAGATgccatcaaatttaaaatggatgATA CTGCTGAGTTgtatgattttgatgatgaaaag GATGAGAACAAGTTTGACTTCAAGAAAATTGTCAGTGAAAACTGGATTGAGCCACCAAAAAGAGAGCGGAAGCGGAA TTACTCAGAGTCTGAATACTTTAAGCAAACAATGCGGCAAGGTGCTCCAGCAAAACAAAGAGAGCCTAGAATACCGCGCATGCCCCAGCT GCATGATTTCCAATTCTTTAACACACAAAGGCTGAATGAGTTGTATGAGAAAGAAGTGCGGTACCTCATG CAAACACATCAAAAGAATCAGTTAAAAGACTCCATAGATGTGGATGAACCTGAAG ACTTGGGAGATCCCTTGACTGCCGAGGAGCAGGAAGAAAAGGAGAGATTATTAGAAGAG GGATTTTCATCATGGAGTAGAAGAGATTTCAATACTTTCATTAGGGCTTGTGAGAAGTATGGCCGGAATGATGTAAAAAGTATTGCTTCTGAAATGGAAGGGAAGACAGAGGAGGAAGTTGAGAGATATGCAAAAGCCTTCAAAGAAAGATACAAAGAATTAAATG ATTATGATAGGATCATCAAGAACATTGAAAGAGGAGAGGCTAGAATTTCTAGGAAAGATGAGATCATGAAAGCAATTGGGAAGAAGTTGGATCGCTACAAGAATCCATGGCTGGAACTAAAGATCCAGTATGGGCAAAACAAAGGGAAGTTGTACAATGAAGAATGCGATCGTTTTATG ATATGCATGGTTCACAAACTTGGATATGGGAACTGGGATGAGCTGAAGGCAGCATTTCGCACTTCTCCCTTGTTTCGTTTTGATTGGTTTGTAAAGTCTCGCACAACCCAAGAGCTTGCAAGAAGATGTGATACCCTCATTCGATTAGTGGAGAGGGAAAATCAAGAATTTGATGAGAGGGAGAGACAGGCACGGAAAGAGAAGAAGCTTGCCAAG AATATGACACCATCAAAGCGTGCCATGGCAAGGCAGGCAACTGAGAGCCCGACCTCTGTAAAGAAACGGAAACAACTGTTGATGGATGACTACGTGAGCTCG GGCAAGAGGAGGAAATGA
- the LOC100244281 gene encoding ISWI chromatin-remodeling complex ATPase CHR11 isoform X2: MAKPSKSQVSSDEALSNGSNSSEEEQLNDQINDEEDEEELEAVTRTAVSEDEDEEAADGGNSPATEDDAAGDSSDGEEDEEDGNAVGGTEISKREKARLKEMQKMKKQKIQEILDAQNAAIDADMVCLSYILERLIFLHVVGFGVFSLLSVMAIIINAYFNRQNNRGKGRLKYLLQQTEIFAHFAKGDQSTSQKKTKGRGRHASKVTEEEEDEECLKEEEDGLSGTGNTRLVTQPSCIQGKMRDYQLAGLNWLIRLYENGINGILADEMGLGKTLQTISLLGYLHEFRGITGPHMVVAPKSTLGNWMNEIRRFCPVLRAVKFLGNPDERRHIRDNLLVAGKFDVCVTSFEMAIKEKTTLRRFSWRYIIIDEAHRIKNENSLLSKTMRLYSTNYRLLITGTPLQNNLHELWSLLNFLLPEIFNSAETFDEWFQISGDNDQQEVVQQLHKVLRPFLLRRLKSDVEKGLPPKKETILKVGMSQLQKQFYRALLQKDLEVVNAGGERKRLLNIAMQLRKCCNHPYLFQGAEPGPPYTTGEHLITNSGKMVLLDKLLPKLKERDSRVLIFSQMTRLLDILEDYLMFRGYLYCRIDGNTGGEDRDASIDAFNKPGSEKFVFLLSTRAGGLGINLATADVVILYDSDWNPQVDLQAQDRAHRIGQKKEVQVFRFCTEYTIEEKVIERAYKKLALDALVIQQGRLAEQKTVNKDELLQMVRFGAEMVFSSKDSTITDEDIDRIIAKGEEATAELDAKMKKFTEDAIKFKMDDTAELYDFDDEKDENKFDFKKIVSENWIEPPKRERKRNYSESEYFKQTMRQGAPAKQREPRIPRMPQLHDFQFFNTQRLNELYEKEVRYLMQTHQKNQLKDSIDVDEPEDLGDPLTAEEQEEKERLLEEGFSSWSRRDFNTFIRACEKYGRNDVKSIASEMEGKTEEEVERYAKAFKERYKELNDYDRIIKNIERGEARISRKDEIMKAIGKKLDRYKNPWLELKIQYGQNKGKLYNEECDRFMICMVHKLGYGNWDELKAAFRTSPLFRFDWFVKSRTTQELARRCDTLIRLVERENQEFDERERQARKEKKLAKNMTPSKRAMARQATESPTSVKKRKQLLMDDYVSSGKRRK; encoded by the exons ATGGCGAAACCCTCGAAATCGCAGGTTTCATCCGATGAGGCCTTATCGAATGGCTCAAACTCCTCCGAGGAAGAGCAACTGAACGATCAGATCAACGACGAAGAGGACGAGGAGGAGCTTGAAGCGGTCACGAGGACTGCCGTCTCTGAGGACGAGGATGAAGAAGCCGCTGACGGGGGCAACTCGCCTGCCACAGAAGACGATGCTGCCGGCGATAGCAGCGACGGCGAGGAagacgaggag GATGGAAATGCTGTGGGTGGCACTGAAATTAGCAAGCGTGAAAAGGCCAGGCTTAAAGAAATGCAGAAGATGAAGAAACAGAAGATCCAGGAAATATTGGATGCTCAAAATGCTGCTATTGATGCCGATATGGTGTGTTTGTCATACATACTTGAAAGACTCATTTTCCTACATGTTGTTGGCTTTGGTGTATTCAGTCTATTGAGTGTGATGGCCATAATCATTAATGCCTATTTTAATCGGCAGAACAATAGAGGGAAGGGACGCTTGAAGTATCTCTTGCAGCAGACAGAGATTTTTGCTCATTTTGCCAAGGGTGATCAATCCACATCTCAGAAAAAGACAAAGGGAAG GGGTCGCCATGCATCAAAAGTGactgaagaggaagaagatgaagagtgcctgaaagaggaagaagatggTTTATCTGGGACAGGAAACACGCGGCTGGTGACACAGCCCTCAT GTATTCAGGGAAAGATGAGAGATTACCAACTTGCTGGCCTAAACTGGCTCATACGGCTGTATGAGAATGGCATCAATGGAATCCTCGCAGATGAAATG GGTCTGGGTAAAACATTGCAAACCATTTCTTTATTGGGTTATCTGCATGAGTTTAGAGGAATAACTGGTCCCCACATGGTTGTTGCCCCAAAATCGACTCTTGGCAACTGGATGAATGAAATTCGACGTTTTTGTCCAGTTCTGCGTGCTGTGAAGTTTCTTGGAAATCCTGATGAAAGG AGGCATATACGTGACAATTTACTGGTTGCTGGGAAATTTGATGTCTGTGTCACTAGTTTCGAGATGGCCATCAAAGAGAAAACTACATTGCGACGCTTTAGTTGGCGCTATATCATCATTGATGAAGCTCATCGAATCAAGAATGAGAATTCTCTTCTTTCAAAGACAATGAGACTATATAGTACGAACTACCGCCTTCTTATCACGGGTACACCACTTCAG AACAATCTTCATGAACTATGGTCTCTTCTCAACTTTCTACTGCCCGAGATATTTAATTCAGCTGAGACTTTTGATGAATGGTTCCAAATTTCTGGAGATAATGACCAGCAGGAGGTTGTTCAACAGCTTCATAAG GTCCTCCGGCCTTTCCTCCTTCGGAGACTGAAGTCAGATGTTGAGAAAGGCTTGCCTCCAAAAAAGGAAACAATACTTAAAGTAGGCATGTCTCAATTGCAGAAACAGTTCTACAGGGCTTTACTACAAAAAGACCTTGAAGTTGTTAATGCTGGTGGAGAACGCAAACGTCTTTTGAATATTGCAATGCAACTGCGTAAATGCTGCAATCACCCATATCTTTTCCAAGGTGCTGAACCTGGACCTCCTTATACGACAGGAGAGCACCTTATTACGAATTCTG GTAAGATGGTTCTTTTGGATAAGCTACTTCCAAAGCTAAAAGAGCGTGATTCTAGGGTTCTAATATTTTCACAG ATGACAAGGTTGCTGGACATTCTTGAAGATTACTTGATGTTTCGAGGATACCTGTATTGTCGAATTGATGGAAATACAGGGGGAGAAGATCGTGATGCCTCCATTGATGCATTTAATAAACCCGGAAGTGAGAAATTTGTGTTCTTACTGTCAACTAGAGCTGGAGGTCTTGGTATCAATCTTGCTACTGCAGATGTTGTCATCCTTTATGACAGTGACTG GAACCCCCAAGTTGATTTGCAAGCACAAGATCGTGCTCATCGGATTGGTCAAAAGAAAGAAGTTCAAGTGTTTCGATTCTGCACAGAG TATACCATCGAGGAAAAGGTGATTGAGAGAGCTTATAAAAAATTGGCACTCGATGCTTTGGTGATTCAACAAGGACGGTTAGCAGAGCAGAAAA CTGTGAACAAAGATGAGCTACTGCAAATGGTCAGGTTTGGTGCTGAAATGGTTTTCAGCTCCAAGGATAGCACAATTACGGATGAAGACATAGACAGGATCATTGCTAAAGGAGAAGAGGCAACAGCTGAGCTTGATGCTAAGATGAAGAAATTTACAGAAGATgccatcaaatttaaaatggatgATA CTGCTGAGTTgtatgattttgatgatgaaaag GATGAGAACAAGTTTGACTTCAAGAAAATTGTCAGTGAAAACTGGATTGAGCCACCAAAAAGAGAGCGGAAGCGGAA TTACTCAGAGTCTGAATACTTTAAGCAAACAATGCGGCAAGGTGCTCCAGCAAAACAAAGAGAGCCTAGAATACCGCGCATGCCCCAGCT GCATGATTTCCAATTCTTTAACACACAAAGGCTGAATGAGTTGTATGAGAAAGAAGTGCGGTACCTCATG CAAACACATCAAAAGAATCAGTTAAAAGACTCCATAGATGTGGATGAACCTGAAG ACTTGGGAGATCCCTTGACTGCCGAGGAGCAGGAAGAAAAGGAGAGATTATTAGAAGAG GGATTTTCATCATGGAGTAGAAGAGATTTCAATACTTTCATTAGGGCTTGTGAGAAGTATGGCCGGAATGATGTAAAAAGTATTGCTTCTGAAATGGAAGGGAAGACAGAGGAGGAAGTTGAGAGATATGCAAAAGCCTTCAAAGAAAGATACAAAGAATTAAATG ATTATGATAGGATCATCAAGAACATTGAAAGAGGAGAGGCTAGAATTTCTAGGAAAGATGAGATCATGAAAGCAATTGGGAAGAAGTTGGATCGCTACAAGAATCCATGGCTGGAACTAAAGATCCAGTATGGGCAAAACAAAGGGAAGTTGTACAATGAAGAATGCGATCGTTTTATG ATATGCATGGTTCACAAACTTGGATATGGGAACTGGGATGAGCTGAAGGCAGCATTTCGCACTTCTCCCTTGTTTCGTTTTGATTGGTTTGTAAAGTCTCGCACAACCCAAGAGCTTGCAAGAAGATGTGATACCCTCATTCGATTAGTGGAGAGGGAAAATCAAGAATTTGATGAGAGGGAGAGACAGGCACGGAAAGAGAAGAAGCTTGCCAAG AATATGACACCATCAAAGCGTGCCATGGCAAGGCAGGCAACTGAGAGCCCGACCTCTGTAAAGAAACGGAAACAACTGTTGATGGATGACTACGTGAGCTCG GGCAAGAGGAGGAAATGA
- the LOC100244281 gene encoding ISWI chromatin-remodeling complex ATPase CHR11 isoform X3, whose translation MAKPSKSQVSSDEALSNGSNSSEEEQLNDQINDEEDEEELEAVTRTAVSEDEDEEAADGGNSPATEDDAAGDSSDGEEDEEDGNAVGGTEISKREKARLKEMQKMKKQKIQEILDAQNAAIDADMNNRGKGRLKYLLQQTEIFAHFAKGDQSTSQKKTKGRGRHASKVTEEEEDEECLKEEEDGLSGTGNTRLVTQPSCIQGKMRDYQLAGLNWLIRLYENGINGILADEMGLGKTLQTISLLGYLHEFRGITGPHMVVAPKSTLGNWMNEIRRFCPVLRAVKFLGNPDERRHIRDNLLVAGKFDVCVTSFEMAIKEKTTLRRFSWRYIIIDEAHRIKNENSLLSKTMRLYSTNYRLLITGTPLQNNLHELWSLLNFLLPEIFNSAETFDEWFQISGDNDQQEVVQQLHKVLRPFLLRRLKSDVEKGLPPKKETILKVGMSQLQKQFYRALLQKDLEVVNAGGERKRLLNIAMQLRKCCNHPYLFQGAEPGPPYTTGEHLITNSGKMVLLDKLLPKLKERDSRVLIFSQMTRLLDILEDYLMFRGYLYCRIDGNTGGEDRDASIDAFNKPGSEKFVFLLSTRAGGLGINLATADVVILYDSDWNPQVDLQAQDRAHRIGQKKEVQVFRFCTEYTIEEKVIERAYKKLALDALVIQQGRLAEQKTVNKDELLQMVRFGAEMVFSSKDSTITDEDIDRIIAKGEEATAELDAKMKKFTEDAIKFKMDDTAELYDFDDEKDENKFDFKKIVSENWIEPPKRERKRNYSESEYFKQTMRQGAPAKQREPRIPRMPQLHDFQFFNTQRLNELYEKEVRYLMQTHQKNQLKDSIDVDEPEDLGDPLTAEEQEEKERLLEEGFSSWSRRDFNTFIRACEKYGRNDVKSIASEMEGKTEEEVERYAKAFKERYKELNDYDRIIKNIERGEARISRKDEIMKAIGKKLDRYKNPWLELKIQYGQNKGKLYNEECDRFMICMVHKLGYGNWDELKAAFRTSPLFRFDWFVKSRTTQELARRCDTLIRLVERENQEFDERERQARKEKKLAKNMTPSKRAMARQATESPTSVKKRKQLLMDDYVSSVSSSSCFV comes from the exons ATGGCGAAACCCTCGAAATCGCAGGTTTCATCCGATGAGGCCTTATCGAATGGCTCAAACTCCTCCGAGGAAGAGCAACTGAACGATCAGATCAACGACGAAGAGGACGAGGAGGAGCTTGAAGCGGTCACGAGGACTGCCGTCTCTGAGGACGAGGATGAAGAAGCCGCTGACGGGGGCAACTCGCCTGCCACAGAAGACGATGCTGCCGGCGATAGCAGCGACGGCGAGGAagacgaggag GATGGAAATGCTGTGGGTGGCACTGAAATTAGCAAGCGTGAAAAGGCCAGGCTTAAAGAAATGCAGAAGATGAAGAAACAGAAGATCCAGGAAATATTGGATGCTCAAAATGCTGCTATTGATGCCGATATG AACAATAGAGGGAAGGGACGCTTGAAGTATCTCTTGCAGCAGACAGAGATTTTTGCTCATTTTGCCAAGGGTGATCAATCCACATCTCAGAAAAAGACAAAGGGAAG GGGTCGCCATGCATCAAAAGTGactgaagaggaagaagatgaagagtgcctgaaagaggaagaagatggTTTATCTGGGACAGGAAACACGCGGCTGGTGACACAGCCCTCAT GTATTCAGGGAAAGATGAGAGATTACCAACTTGCTGGCCTAAACTGGCTCATACGGCTGTATGAGAATGGCATCAATGGAATCCTCGCAGATGAAATG GGTCTGGGTAAAACATTGCAAACCATTTCTTTATTGGGTTATCTGCATGAGTTTAGAGGAATAACTGGTCCCCACATGGTTGTTGCCCCAAAATCGACTCTTGGCAACTGGATGAATGAAATTCGACGTTTTTGTCCAGTTCTGCGTGCTGTGAAGTTTCTTGGAAATCCTGATGAAAGG AGGCATATACGTGACAATTTACTGGTTGCTGGGAAATTTGATGTCTGTGTCACTAGTTTCGAGATGGCCATCAAAGAGAAAACTACATTGCGACGCTTTAGTTGGCGCTATATCATCATTGATGAAGCTCATCGAATCAAGAATGAGAATTCTCTTCTTTCAAAGACAATGAGACTATATAGTACGAACTACCGCCTTCTTATCACGGGTACACCACTTCAG AACAATCTTCATGAACTATGGTCTCTTCTCAACTTTCTACTGCCCGAGATATTTAATTCAGCTGAGACTTTTGATGAATGGTTCCAAATTTCTGGAGATAATGACCAGCAGGAGGTTGTTCAACAGCTTCATAAG GTCCTCCGGCCTTTCCTCCTTCGGAGACTGAAGTCAGATGTTGAGAAAGGCTTGCCTCCAAAAAAGGAAACAATACTTAAAGTAGGCATGTCTCAATTGCAGAAACAGTTCTACAGGGCTTTACTACAAAAAGACCTTGAAGTTGTTAATGCTGGTGGAGAACGCAAACGTCTTTTGAATATTGCAATGCAACTGCGTAAATGCTGCAATCACCCATATCTTTTCCAAGGTGCTGAACCTGGACCTCCTTATACGACAGGAGAGCACCTTATTACGAATTCTG GTAAGATGGTTCTTTTGGATAAGCTACTTCCAAAGCTAAAAGAGCGTGATTCTAGGGTTCTAATATTTTCACAG ATGACAAGGTTGCTGGACATTCTTGAAGATTACTTGATGTTTCGAGGATACCTGTATTGTCGAATTGATGGAAATACAGGGGGAGAAGATCGTGATGCCTCCATTGATGCATTTAATAAACCCGGAAGTGAGAAATTTGTGTTCTTACTGTCAACTAGAGCTGGAGGTCTTGGTATCAATCTTGCTACTGCAGATGTTGTCATCCTTTATGACAGTGACTG GAACCCCCAAGTTGATTTGCAAGCACAAGATCGTGCTCATCGGATTGGTCAAAAGAAAGAAGTTCAAGTGTTTCGATTCTGCACAGAG TATACCATCGAGGAAAAGGTGATTGAGAGAGCTTATAAAAAATTGGCACTCGATGCTTTGGTGATTCAACAAGGACGGTTAGCAGAGCAGAAAA CTGTGAACAAAGATGAGCTACTGCAAATGGTCAGGTTTGGTGCTGAAATGGTTTTCAGCTCCAAGGATAGCACAATTACGGATGAAGACATAGACAGGATCATTGCTAAAGGAGAAGAGGCAACAGCTGAGCTTGATGCTAAGATGAAGAAATTTACAGAAGATgccatcaaatttaaaatggatgATA CTGCTGAGTTgtatgattttgatgatgaaaag GATGAGAACAAGTTTGACTTCAAGAAAATTGTCAGTGAAAACTGGATTGAGCCACCAAAAAGAGAGCGGAAGCGGAA TTACTCAGAGTCTGAATACTTTAAGCAAACAATGCGGCAAGGTGCTCCAGCAAAACAAAGAGAGCCTAGAATACCGCGCATGCCCCAGCT GCATGATTTCCAATTCTTTAACACACAAAGGCTGAATGAGTTGTATGAGAAAGAAGTGCGGTACCTCATG CAAACACATCAAAAGAATCAGTTAAAAGACTCCATAGATGTGGATGAACCTGAAG ACTTGGGAGATCCCTTGACTGCCGAGGAGCAGGAAGAAAAGGAGAGATTATTAGAAGAG GGATTTTCATCATGGAGTAGAAGAGATTTCAATACTTTCATTAGGGCTTGTGAGAAGTATGGCCGGAATGATGTAAAAAGTATTGCTTCTGAAATGGAAGGGAAGACAGAGGAGGAAGTTGAGAGATATGCAAAAGCCTTCAAAGAAAGATACAAAGAATTAAATG ATTATGATAGGATCATCAAGAACATTGAAAGAGGAGAGGCTAGAATTTCTAGGAAAGATGAGATCATGAAAGCAATTGGGAAGAAGTTGGATCGCTACAAGAATCCATGGCTGGAACTAAAGATCCAGTATGGGCAAAACAAAGGGAAGTTGTACAATGAAGAATGCGATCGTTTTATG ATATGCATGGTTCACAAACTTGGATATGGGAACTGGGATGAGCTGAAGGCAGCATTTCGCACTTCTCCCTTGTTTCGTTTTGATTGGTTTGTAAAGTCTCGCACAACCCAAGAGCTTGCAAGAAGATGTGATACCCTCATTCGATTAGTGGAGAGGGAAAATCAAGAATTTGATGAGAGGGAGAGACAGGCACGGAAAGAGAAGAAGCTTGCCAAG AATATGACACCATCAAAGCGTGCCATGGCAAGGCAGGCAACTGAGAGCCCGACCTCTGTAAAGAAACGGAAACAACTGTTGATGGATGACTACGTGAGCTCGGTGAGTTCATCTTCTTGCTTTGTTTAA